One part of the Glycine soja cultivar W05 chromosome 11, ASM419377v2, whole genome shotgun sequence genome encodes these proteins:
- the LOC114374841 gene encoding cytochrome c oxidase subunit 5b-2, mitochondrial-like isoform X2 gives MWRRLFSSSNLKALHTTLSPSRPRLAAQTLLARHFTAQSGASSLKKRVEDVVPIATGHEREEIQADLEGRDILEINHPVGPFGTKEAPAVVKSYFDRRIVGCPGDEGEGEHDVVWFWLEKGKPIECPVCSQYFKLEVVGPGGDPYGHGDHDHH, from the exons ATGTGGCGGAGACTCTTCTCTTCTTCaaacctcaaagccctacacacAACACTCTCTCCTTCTCGTCCCCGACTCGCCGCCCAGACTCTCCTCGCCCGCCACTTCACCGCCCAATCAG GTGCTTCTTCCCTCAAAAAGAGGGTTGAAGATGTCGTGCCAATTGCTACCGGCCACGAGCGTGAGGAGATTCAGGCCGATCTCGAG GGAAGGGATATTCTTGAAATAAACCATCCCGTAGGTCCTTTTGGCACAAAG GAAGCACCTGCTGTTGTTAAATCTTACTTTGACAGAAGGATAGTTGGATGCCCAGGAGATGAAGGTG AAGGTGAGCATGATGTTGTCTGGTTTTGGCTGGAGAAAGGCAAGCCTATAGAATGCCCAGTGTGCTCACAGTATTTTAAG TTGGAAGTGGTCGGCCCTGGTGGCGATCCTTATGGACATGGCGATCACGATCACCACTGA
- the LOC114374841 gene encoding cytochrome c oxidase subunit 5b-2, mitochondrial-like isoform X3: MWRRLFSSSNLKALHTTLSPSRPRLAAQTLLARHFTAQSGASSLKKRVEDVVPIATGHEREEIQADLEGRDILEINHPVGPFGTKEAPAVVKSYFDRRIVGCPGDEEGEHDVVWFWLEKGKPIECPVCSQYFKLEVVGPGGDPYGHGDHDHH, encoded by the exons ATGTGGCGGAGACTCTTCTCTTCTTCaaacctcaaagccctacacacAACACTCTCTCCTTCTCGTCCCCGACTCGCCGCCCAGACTCTCCTCGCCCGCCACTTCACCGCCCAATCAG GTGCTTCTTCCCTCAAAAAGAGGGTTGAAGATGTCGTGCCAATTGCTACCGGCCACGAGCGTGAGGAGATTCAGGCCGATCTCGAG GGAAGGGATATTCTTGAAATAAACCATCCCGTAGGTCCTTTTGGCACAAAG GAAGCACCTGCTGTTGTTAAATCTTACTTTGACAGAAGGATAGTTGGATGCCCAGGAGATGAAG AAGGTGAGCATGATGTTGTCTGGTTTTGGCTGGAGAAAGGCAAGCCTATAGAATGCCCAGTGTGCTCACAGTATTTTAAG TTGGAAGTGGTCGGCCCTGGTGGCGATCCTTATGGACATGGCGATCACGATCACCACTGA
- the LOC114373703 gene encoding uncharacterized protein LOC114373703 codes for MLRLKLQLVLFLSISTCHTVFSFTDGLLPNGNFEQGPKPSQLKGSVVTGHDAIPNWTISGFVEYIKSGQKQGDMLLVVPEGDYAVRLGNEASIKQKLKLIKGSFYSITFSAARTCAQEEKLNVSVVPTTEKRDWGIIPIQTMYGSNGWESFTCGFRADFPEAEIVIHNPGKEEDPACGPLIDSVALKVLYPPKRTRANLLKNGNLEEGPYIFPNSSWGALIPPHIEDSHGPLPGWIVESLKAVKYIDSDHFAVPEGKRAIELVAGKESALAQVVITTIGKTYDLTFAVGDANNECEASMMVEAFAGANTVQVPYQSKGKGGFVRGKLRFKAVSTRTRLRFLSTFYTMKSDNSGSLCGPVIDDVKLLGVRYPTHA; via the exons ATGCTGAGGCTCAAACTGCAACTAGTGCTATTCCTCTCAATCTCAACTTGTCACACTGTTTTCTCCTTCACTGATG ggtTGTTGCCAAATGGGAACTTCGAGCAGGGCCCAAAGCCATCACAATTGAAGGGGTCCGTAGTGACAGGCCACGATGCCATACCGAATTGGACAATTTCGGGGTTCGTTGAATACATAAAATCAGGACAAAAACAGGGTGACATGTTACTGGTTGTGCCCGAGGGTGACTATGCAGTTAGACTTGGCAACGAAGCTTCCATTAAGCAGAAGCTGAAGCTGATTAAGGGGTCCTTCTACTCCATCACGTTCAGTGCAGCTCGAACCTGTGCACAAGAGGAGAAGCTCAACGTGTCAGTGGTTCCAACCACCGAGAAGAGGGACTGGGGCATCATCCCCATTCAGACTATGTATGGTAGCAATGGCTGGGAGTCTTTCACTTGTGGCTTCCGAGCAGATTTCCCAGAAGCTGAAATTGTCATCCATAACCCTGGCAAAGAAGAGGATCCAGCTTGTGGTCCCCTCATTGATTCCGTTGCCCTCAAGGTCTTGTACCCACCCAAAAGAACAAGAG ctaatttgttgaaaaatggaaaCTTGGAAGAAGGGCCATATATATTTCCCAACTCGTCTTGGGGGGCTTTGATCCCACCGCATATAGAGGATTCTCACGGTCCTTTACCAGGGTGGATTGTTGAGTCTCTTAAGGCCGTGAAGTACATTGATTCTGACCACTTTGCTGTGCCCGAGGGAAAAAGAGCTATTGAACTTGTTGCAGGGAAAGAGAGTGCACTTGCACAGGTAGTGATTACTACAATCGGCAAGACTTATGACCTCACTTTCGCCGTGGGTGATGCCAACAATGAATGCGAAGCTTCCATGATGGTAGAAGCATTTGCTGGCGCAAACACTGTCCAAGTTCCATATCAATCTAAGGGTAAAGGAGGTTTTGTCAGAGGCAAGCTTCGGTTCAAGGCCGTCTCAACACGTACTCGTCTTAGGTTCCTAAGCACATTTTACACCATGAAGAGTGATAACTCTGGTTCGCTTTGTGGACCCGTCATAGATGATGTAAAATTGCTTGGTGTTCGTTATCCCACACATGCTTGA
- the LOC114374841 gene encoding cytochrome c oxidase subunit 5b-2, mitochondrial-like isoform X1 produces the protein MWRRLFSSSNLKALHTTLSPSRPRLAAQTLLARHFTAQSGFPSLHFPYILNCSFLNSISFLLSQSGASSLKKRVEDVVPIATGHEREEIQADLEGRDILEINHPVGPFGTKEAPAVVKSYFDRRIVGCPGDEGEGEHDVVWFWLEKGKPIECPVCSQYFKLEVVGPGGDPYGHGDHDHH, from the exons ATGTGGCGGAGACTCTTCTCTTCTTCaaacctcaaagccctacacacAACACTCTCTCCTTCTCGTCCCCGACTCGCCGCCCAGACTCTCCTCGCCCGCCACTTCACCGCCCAATCAGGTTTTCCTTCTCTCCATTTCCCCTATATATTGAATTGCTCGTTTCTTAAttcaatttcgttcttgttatCTCAATCAGGTGCTTCTTCCCTCAAAAAGAGGGTTGAAGATGTCGTGCCAATTGCTACCGGCCACGAGCGTGAGGAGATTCAGGCCGATCTCGAG GGAAGGGATATTCTTGAAATAAACCATCCCGTAGGTCCTTTTGGCACAAAG GAAGCACCTGCTGTTGTTAAATCTTACTTTGACAGAAGGATAGTTGGATGCCCAGGAGATGAAGGTG AAGGTGAGCATGATGTTGTCTGGTTTTGGCTGGAGAAAGGCAAGCCTATAGAATGCCCAGTGTGCTCACAGTATTTTAAG TTGGAAGTGGTCGGCCCTGGTGGCGATCCTTATGGACATGGCGATCACGATCACCACTGA